Proteins co-encoded in one Dreissena polymorpha isolate Duluth1 chromosome 12, UMN_Dpol_1.0, whole genome shotgun sequence genomic window:
- the LOC127853224 gene encoding tyrosine--tRNA ligase, cytoplasmic-like gives MADEKGVRMTEDEKFNLITRNLQETLGEDKIKAVLKERDLKVYWGTATTGRPHVGYFVPMCKISDFLRAGCGVTILLADLHAYLDNMKAPWSLLAKRTEYYEHVIKAMLKSISVPLDKLKFVKGTDYQLSREYTLDVYRMSSMVTEHDARKAGAEVVKQVSSPLLSGLLYPGLQALDEEYLDVDAQFGGVDQRKIFTFAKKYMPHLGYKERAHLMNPMVPGLTGGKMSSSEEDSKIDLLDSSAQLKKKLKKAFCEPGNVEENGILAFCKSVLFPLSKTGEFVVKRSEENGGPVTFADYKALEEAFAKQELHPGDLKAAVEAYLNCLLEPIRKEFDTPELKKLTAEAYPIEKKKGAGNAASAKEGNTEELSPSRLDLRVGKILKVDKHPEADSLFVETVDLGEQETRTVVSGLVGLYPADKLQDRLCIFLCNLKPVKMRGVMSSAMLMCASVQEPRSVEPLTPPEGSSPGDRVFFEGHKGEPDEQLNPKKKVWEKLQVDLKTSDKLVAEWQGNTMMTKLGHVTCDSLKHAPIC, from the exons ATGGCGGATGAAAAAGGTGTTCGGATGACAGAAGATGAGAAGTTTAATCTCATAACTAGGAACTTGCAG GAAACACTAGGAGAGGATAAAATCAAGGCAGTGCTAAAGGAGCGAGACTTGAAAGTGTACTGGGGTACTGCTACCACTGGGAGGCCACATGTGGGATATTTTGTACCCATGTGTAAAATATCAGATTTTCTGAGAGCTGGATGTGGG GTGACGATCCTATTAGCTGACCTCCATGCCTATCTGGACAACATGAAGGCGCCCTGGTCCCTGCTGGCCAAGAGGACCGAGTACTATGAGCACGTGATCAAAGCAATGCTCAAGTCTATCAGCGTGCCTCTGGATAAACTCAAGTTTGTCAAAGGCACAGACTACCAGCTCAGCAG agagtACACACTGGATGTGTACCGGATGTCGTCAATGGTGACGGAGCATGACGCCAGGAAGGCAGGTGCCGAGGTCGTGAAGCAGGTGTCCAGTCCCCTTCTCAGTGGCTTACTGTACCCGGGTCTGCAG GCCCTGGATGAGGAGTACCTGGACGTGGATGCCCAGTTTGGAGGTGTGGACCAGCGCAAGATCTTCACTTTTGCAAAGAAG TACATGCCACATTTGGGCTACAAAGAAAGGGCCCATCTCATGAACCCCATGGTCCCTGGGCTTACTGGTGGGAAAATGAGTTCATCGGAAGAAGACTCGAAAATCGACCTACTGGACTCGAGTGCACAATTGAAGAAGAAGCTCAAAAAAGCGTTCTGTGAGCCAGGAAATGTGGAGGAAAATGGCATCTTGGCATTCTGCAAATCTGTGTTATTTCCACTGTCCAAAACAGGAG AGTTTGTTGTGAAAAGATCTGAGGAGAATGGTGGTCCAGTAACCTTTGCTGATTACAAGGCACTGGAAGAGGCATTTGCCAAACAG GAGCTGCACCCAGGTGATTTGAAGGCAGCAGTCGAGGCCTATCTGAACTGCCTGTTGGAGCCCATCAGGAAGGAGTTTGATACCCCAGAGCTAAAGAAACTCACAGCGGAAGCTTACCCCATTGAAAAGAAAA AGGGAGCTGGCAATGCGGCCAGTGCAAAGGAGGGTAATACAGAAGAGTTGTCTCCCTCCAGACTGGATTTAAGAGTGGGAAAGATTCTCAAAGTTGACAAG CATCCTGAGGCCGATTCCCTGTTTGTTGAGACTGTAGACCTGGGGGAGCAGGAAACCAGAACAGTAGTCAGTGGACTGGTTGGTCTCTACCCTGCAGACAAACTGCAGGACAGACTGTGCATTTTCCTGTGCAACTTGAAACCAGTCAAAATGAGGGGTGTCATGTCCTCTGCCATGTTGATGTGTGCCTCAGT GCAGGAGCCCCGTTCAGTAGAGCCCCTGACCCCTCCTGAAGGCAGCAGTCCGGGGGACAGGGTGTTCTTTGAAGGTCACAAGGGTGAACCCGATGAGCAGCTCAACCCCAAGAAGAAAGTCTGGGAGAAATTACAG GTGGATCTAAAGACAAGTGACAAACTTGTTGCAGAATGGCAGGGCAACACCATGATGACCAAGCTTGGTCATGTGACGTGTGACTCATTAAAGCACGCTCCTATCTGCTGA